A window of the Pedobacter cryoconitis genome harbors these coding sequences:
- a CDS encoding ParB/RepB/Spo0J family partition protein, whose product MTSFQRKTGLGRGLSALLDDSDSAHPQKNAINPVSETEQKTQSGNIGHIKISDIATNPYQPRSEFDQVALNELADSIRVQGLIQPITVRKAAGGNYQLISGERRLRASKLAGLTEIPAYVREANDQQMLEMALIENIQRENLNAIEVALSFQRMLEECNLKQEQLGERVGKNRSTVTNYLRLLKLPPAIQISIRDQKISMGHARALISVEETDKQLFIHQEIIDKGLSVRKVEELVRSINSLQLKPKSVRQPLGVSFEYQKLQKDLASRFATKVKLKVGENGKGAIEIPFVSDDDLSRILELLDW is encoded by the coding sequence ATGACATCGTTTCAGCGAAAAACAGGTTTAGGTAGAGGATTAAGTGCTCTTTTAGATGATTCAGATTCGGCTCATCCGCAAAAGAATGCAATTAACCCGGTCAGTGAAACTGAACAGAAAACGCAGTCAGGTAATATTGGTCATATCAAGATCAGTGATATCGCGACCAATCCTTATCAACCGCGTTCTGAGTTTGATCAGGTTGCATTAAATGAACTGGCTGATTCCATCAGAGTGCAGGGATTAATCCAGCCGATTACTGTCAGAAAAGCTGCGGGCGGAAATTATCAGTTAATCTCGGGTGAAAGACGTTTAAGAGCGTCCAAATTAGCCGGGTTGACGGAGATTCCTGCCTATGTCCGTGAGGCTAATGATCAGCAGATGCTGGAAATGGCCCTGATCGAAAATATTCAGCGTGAAAATTTAAATGCGATTGAAGTTGCACTTAGTTTTCAGCGCATGCTGGAAGAATGTAATCTTAAACAGGAACAACTGGGAGAGCGTGTAGGTAAAAACCGGTCAACGGTTACCAACTATCTGCGTTTACTTAAATTGCCTCCTGCTATACAGATCTCGATCCGTGATCAGAAAATCTCTATGGGGCATGCACGTGCGCTGATTAGTGTAGAAGAAACCGATAAGCAGTTGTTTATCCATCAGGAAATTATTGATAAAGGGCTTTCTGTGCGTAAGGTGGAAGAGTTAGTCAGAAGTATCAATAGTCTTCAGCTGAAACCAAAAAGTGTAAGACAGCCGCTGGGTGTGTCTTTCGAATATCAGAAATTACAAAAAGACCTGGCTTCAAGATTTGCGACTAAAGTGAAACTTAAGGTTGGTGAAAATGGTAAGGGGGCAATAGAAATTCCATTTGTCTCTGATGATGACCTGAGCAGAATATTAGAATTATTAGATTGGTAA
- a CDS encoding Ldh family oxidoreductase: protein MTFHTFTETRLRNFTKSVFLKMGCSATDADLATDVLLRSDLRGIDSHGVARLSGYIRLWEKERINATPNIRVVHETPTTATVDGDAGLGLVVAPFAMKVAMEKAAIYGSGWVAVKNSNHFGIAGYHALLAVEKDMIGISMTNASPLVAPTYANERLLGTNPMCYAFPAGKYPPVVVDMATAAAANGKLEIAQRANQPIPGGWAQDKNGQGTTDPNALKNGGSLLPLGSDKDHGSHKGYGLSATVDILTAVLSGANYGPWVPPFVAFLEPSANPVGEGLGHFFGAMRIDGFRPAQDFKDHLDNWIERFQSAETIDPAKRVIIPGEPEYAFEQERKLSGIPLVEPVVNDLNELADKLQLSRL from the coding sequence ATGACCTTTCATACTTTTACTGAAACACGTTTACGGAATTTCACCAAAAGCGTCTTTTTGAAAATGGGCTGCTCTGCTACAGATGCAGATCTTGCCACAGATGTATTGTTACGTTCTGACCTCAGAGGAATAGATTCTCATGGTGTAGCCCGGTTAAGCGGTTATATCCGCTTATGGGAGAAAGAAAGAATTAATGCGACACCAAATATCAGGGTTGTACATGAAACCCCAACCACAGCGACCGTAGATGGTGATGCCGGCCTTGGCCTGGTAGTGGCTCCTTTTGCAATGAAAGTGGCTATGGAAAAAGCTGCAATCTATGGCAGTGGATGGGTCGCAGTAAAAAACTCCAATCATTTCGGTATTGCCGGCTATCATGCTTTGCTGGCTGTAGAAAAAGATATGATTGGTATCAGTATGACTAATGCAAGCCCACTGGTTGCTCCTACTTATGCGAATGAAAGGTTATTAGGAACTAACCCTATGTGTTATGCGTTCCCAGCAGGTAAATATCCTCCTGTAGTTGTTGATATGGCTACCGCAGCAGCAGCCAATGGAAAACTGGAAATTGCGCAGCGTGCGAACCAGCCAATTCCAGGTGGCTGGGCACAGGATAAAAATGGTCAGGGCACTACTGATCCGAATGCACTGAAAAATGGCGGTTCTTTATTGCCATTGGGAAGTGATAAAGATCATGGCAGTCATAAAGGCTATGGTTTAAGTGCAACAGTTGATATTTTGACTGCGGTACTTTCAGGTGCTAATTATGGCCCGTGGGTCCCTCCTTTTGTGGCTTTTTTGGAACCATCAGCAAATCCTGTAGGGGAAGGCTTGGGTCATTTCTTCGGTGCGATGCGTATAGATGGATTTCGCCCTGCACAAGATTTCAAGGATCACCTGGATAACTGGATAGAACGCTTTCAAAGTGCAGAAACAATTGATCCTGCCAAGCGGGTAATTATTCCGGGAGAGCCTGAATATGCATTTGAACAGGAACGTAAATTATCCGGGATCCCTTTGGTAGAACCAGTTGTAAATGATCTCAACGAACTCGCCGATAAGCTACAGCTTAGCCGGTTATAA
- the rpmB gene encoding 50S ribosomal protein L28, translated as MSRVCDLTGKKAMSGFNVSHSNVKTKRKFYPNLQLQKFYIPDEDRWITLKVSTSAIKTINKIGITEAINRFVKKGFL; from the coding sequence ATGTCTAGAGTTTGTGATTTAACCGGAAAAAAGGCTATGAGTGGTTTTAATGTTTCTCACTCAAACGTTAAAACTAAACGTAAGTTTTATCCCAACTTACAACTTCAGAAATTTTATATTCCTGATGAAGACCGTTGGATAACACTGAAAGTTTCTACTTCAGCTATCAAAACCATCAATAAAATTGGTATTACTGAAGCTATTAACCGTTTCGTAAAAAAAGGATTTTTGTAA
- the rimO gene encoding 30S ribosomal protein S12 methylthiotransferase RimO, which translates to MNTKTTSKIIPVKKPKINVITLGCSKNIYDSEVLMGQLRGNSLNVVHEANEINKDDIIVINTCGFIDNAKQESIDTILQYSQLKEEGKISKVIVTGCLSERYKPELESEIKNVDAFFGTNDLQNILHSLGANYKHELIGERLLTTPSHFAYFKIAEGCNRPCSFCAIPLMRGKHVSTEMEALVKEAKILAANGTKELILIAQDLTYYGLDIYGKRNLDELLRRLSDINGIEWIRLQYAYPSGFPMEILDAMNERENICKYLDMPLQHITDNMLKSMRRGITKQKTIDIVNQIRDKVPGIAMRTTLICGYPGETEQDFEEMLRWVEDTRFDRLGCFTYSHEEKTHAHNLVDDVPDEVKQERVDAIMELQQGISYEINQDKVGQTYKVLVDRKEGDFFIGRTEFDSPEVDNEVLIDASTGYAANGSFVNVAIDRAEDFDLYGQIVK; encoded by the coding sequence ATGAATACGAAAACGACTTCTAAAATTATCCCTGTTAAAAAACCAAAAATCAACGTAATTACATTGGGTTGTTCCAAAAACATTTACGATTCTGAGGTTTTGATGGGACAATTAAGAGGGAATAGCTTAAATGTGGTTCACGAAGCTAATGAAATCAATAAGGATGATATCATTGTTATCAATACCTGCGGTTTCATTGACAATGCAAAACAGGAGTCTATTGACACTATTCTTCAATACAGTCAGTTAAAAGAAGAAGGTAAAATCAGCAAAGTAATTGTAACGGGATGTCTTTCGGAACGTTATAAGCCTGAACTGGAATCGGAAATTAAAAACGTTGATGCCTTTTTTGGTACAAACGATTTACAAAACATATTACATTCATTAGGTGCAAATTATAAGCATGAATTGATTGGAGAACGTTTATTGACCACGCCTTCACATTTTGCTTATTTCAAAATTGCAGAAGGCTGTAACCGCCCCTGCTCTTTCTGCGCCATTCCTCTGATGCGTGGTAAACATGTATCTACAGAAATGGAAGCTTTAGTTAAAGAAGCAAAAATATTAGCTGCTAACGGAACTAAAGAGCTGATCCTGATTGCTCAGGATTTAACGTATTACGGTTTGGACATTTATGGTAAACGTAATCTGGACGAATTATTAAGACGTCTTTCTGATATCAATGGTATCGAATGGATCAGGTTACAATATGCTTACCCTTCAGGATTCCCAATGGAAATTCTGGACGCAATGAACGAAAGAGAAAACATCTGTAAATATCTGGATATGCCTTTACAGCACATCACAGATAATATGCTGAAGTCAATGCGTCGTGGAATCACGAAACAAAAGACTATCGACATCGTTAACCAGATCAGAGATAAAGTTCCTGGAATTGCGATGCGTACCACACTGATTTGTGGTTACCCTGGTGAGACTGAACAGGACTTTGAAGAAATGTTACGCTGGGTAGAAGATACCCGTTTCGACAGACTGGGTTGCTTCACTTATTCTCACGAGGAAAAAACACATGCACATAATTTAGTGGATGATGTACCTGATGAGGTAAAACAAGAGCGTGTTGATGCGATCATGGAATTACAACAAGGAATTTCTTATGAAATCAACCAGGATAAGGTAGGTCAGACTTACAAAGTTCTGGTAGATCGTAAAGAGGGTGATTTCTTTATCGGACGTACCGAATTTGACTCTCCAGAGGTTGATAATGAGGTTTTAATCGATGCCAGTACAGGTTATGCTGCAAATGGTAGTTTCGTAAACGTAGCTATTGACCGCGCTGAAGATTTTGATCTATATGGACAGATTGTAAAATAA
- a CDS encoding ParA family protein — protein MSKIIALANQKGGVGKTTSSINLAASLAVLEYKTLLVDADPQANSTSGIGFDPRSIKNSIYECIINDVEPSEAIQKTETPNLDLLPAHIDLVGAEIEMINLTNREYKMKAVLEKIKDQYDFIIIDCSPSLGLITINALTAADSVIIPVQCEYFALEGLGKLLNTIKIVQNRLNPELEIEGILLTMYDVRLRLSNQVVEEVRTHFQELVFDTIIQRNTRLSEAPSYGISVIMHDANCKGAINYLNLAREIVRKNGLVKENQGLTSATI, from the coding sequence ATGAGTAAAATTATTGCATTGGCCAATCAGAAAGGTGGAGTAGGTAAAACGACTTCATCTATAAATTTAGCCGCCAGCCTGGCCGTATTAGAGTACAAAACTTTATTAGTAGACGCAGATCCTCAGGCCAATTCAACTTCAGGAATTGGGTTTGATCCAAGAAGCATCAAGAATAGTATTTATGAGTGCATCATCAATGATGTAGAACCATCAGAAGCTATTCAAAAGACGGAAACTCCTAATCTTGATTTATTACCAGCACATATCGACCTGGTTGGAGCAGAAATTGAGATGATCAATCTGACCAACAGGGAATATAAAATGAAAGCCGTCCTGGAGAAAATTAAAGACCAGTATGATTTTATCATTATTGACTGTTCCCCTTCACTGGGTTTGATCACAATCAATGCTTTAACCGCTGCGGATTCTGTTATTATACCTGTTCAATGTGAATATTTTGCATTAGAAGGACTTGGCAAACTGTTGAACACCATAAAAATTGTACAAAACAGGTTAAACCCTGAACTGGAAATTGAAGGTATTCTTTTAACCATGTACGATGTACGTTTACGTTTATCAAACCAGGTTGTTGAAGAAGTAAGAACACATTTCCAGGAACTGGTATTTGATACGATTATACAAAGAAATACCCGTTTAAGTGAGGCACCAAGTTATGGGATTTCGGTCATCATGCATGATGCAAATTGTAAGGGAGCAATAAATTATCTGAACCTTGCCCGTGAGATTGTCCGTAAAAACGGATTGGTCAAAGAAAATCAGGGTTTGACTTCTGCAACTATTTAA
- a CDS encoding DUF5683 domain-containing protein: MPKNLLLSVLFCCTVFAVSGQEKFSVKGDSLKRTPVKADTGYVNLGRIAGRKAAIRSALIPGWGQYGNGLTVYRGIKIAAIYTGGTLLAMSFIQNNNKYHEYLTELQNRAKNGNLPTQGSPLAGVSTAGLLTAKDVFRRNKEVVIFSFVGLYVVNIVEAYVDARLSYFDIGDNLAIKISPAMIGTQSMMYGYNAFNPGLKVAFRF, from the coding sequence ATGCCAAAAAACCTACTGTTATCGGTTTTGTTTTGCTGCACTGTATTTGCAGTTAGCGGACAGGAAAAATTTAGTGTAAAAGGTGATAGTCTTAAACGTACTCCGGTGAAAGCGGATACGGGTTATGTAAACCTTGGCCGTATTGCTGGCAGAAAGGCAGCAATCAGATCTGCGCTGATTCCTGGCTGGGGACAGTATGGGAATGGATTAACTGTCTATCGCGGGATAAAAATAGCTGCAATTTACACGGGAGGTACTTTGCTGGCCATGTCTTTTATCCAGAATAATAATAAATATCATGAATACCTGACTGAACTTCAGAACAGGGCCAAGAATGGCAATCTGCCCACACAGGGAAGCCCGCTGGCTGGTGTGAGTACTGCGGGGCTATTAACCGCAAAGGATGTATTCCGTAGAAATAAGGAAGTTGTTATTTTCTCTTTTGTAGGTTTATATGTGGTGAATATCGTGGAAGCTTATGTTGATGCAAGGCTTTCCTATTTTGATATCGGGGATAACCTGGCTATCAAAATTTCGCCTGCCATGATTGGTACACAGTCGATGATGTACGGATACAATGCTTTTAATCCGGGCCTGAAAGTCGCCTTTAGATTTTAA
- the lepB gene encoding signal peptidase I, translated as MNWKFWQKNNTEPKKKKTKSREWFDAVVFAVIAATVIRVFFIEAYTIPTGSMEKSLLIGDFLFVSKVNYGARIPMTPVAFPFAHHTMPVTGTKAYYDGIQWKYRRLPGMQDIKRNDVVVFNFPDGDTVALEAQDRDYYDMVRAVGKQAIQSQYTIVSRPVDKRENYIKRCIGISGDILSMSNGLVTINGKAEPMKNTGQIDYMVKFKTSDVNFQVFEEMGFVIDRDISALSQDTYNFVGTPVMMDKVKKLDFVASVNTHTAAPGAVEANVFPQDPNRKWNADNWGPVQVPKKGWTVKLDSVSMPLYQRAISTYEGNKVEKVAGGWLINGVKADSYTFKMDYFWMMGDNRHNSLDSRYWGFVPEDHIVGKALFIWMSYDTNGSFFSKIRWGRLFNGIH; from the coding sequence ATGAATTGGAAGTTCTGGCAAAAGAATAATACTGAGCCGAAAAAGAAAAAAACCAAAAGCAGAGAATGGTTTGATGCCGTTGTTTTCGCTGTAATTGCCGCAACTGTTATCCGTGTATTTTTTATTGAAGCTTATACTATTCCTACGGGGTCCATGGAGAAGTCGCTGTTAATCGGCGATTTTTTATTTGTGAGTAAAGTGAATTACGGAGCAAGGATACCTATGACTCCGGTTGCTTTCCCTTTTGCACACCATACAATGCCTGTAACTGGTACGAAAGCTTATTATGACGGTATACAATGGAAATACCGCAGATTACCCGGAATGCAGGATATCAAAAGAAACGATGTGGTCGTTTTTAACTTCCCTGATGGTGATACTGTAGCCCTGGAAGCTCAGGACAGAGATTATTATGATATGGTCCGTGCAGTTGGTAAACAGGCTATTCAAAGTCAGTATACGATTGTCAGCAGACCGGTAGATAAAAGAGAGAATTATATCAAACGTTGTATTGGTATCAGCGGTGATATATTAAGCATGTCCAACGGATTGGTGACGATCAATGGAAAGGCTGAACCGATGAAAAATACAGGACAAATTGATTATATGGTTAAATTTAAAACCAGTGATGTCAATTTCCAGGTATTTGAAGAAATGGGTTTTGTAATTGACAGGGACATCAGTGCTTTATCTCAGGATACCTATAATTTTGTAGGTACACCAGTAATGATGGACAAGGTGAAGAAACTTGATTTCGTTGCTTCTGTAAATACCCATACTGCTGCACCGGGAGCTGTTGAAGCGAATGTGTTTCCACAGGACCCAAACAGAAAATGGAATGCTGATAACTGGGGCCCTGTTCAAGTTCCTAAAAAGGGATGGACTGTAAAACTGGACAGCGTATCTATGCCTTTATATCAGCGGGCTATTTCTACTTACGAAGGTAATAAGGTAGAAAAAGTTGCTGGTGGATGGTTAATTAATGGTGTAAAAGCTGATAGTTATACTTTTAAAATGGATTACTTCTGGATGATGGGTGATAACAGGCATAATTCACTGGATTCAAGATATTGGGGATTTGTACCAGAAGATCATATTGTAGGAAAAGCTCTATTCATCTGGATGAGTTACGATACTAATGGTTCTTTCTTTAGCAAAATCAGATGGGGCCGTTTGTTTAACGGTATTCATTAA
- the dapB gene encoding 4-hydroxy-tetrahydrodipicolinate reductase produces MNIALIGYGKMGQIIERFAIERGHEVVLKIGIDNLADLTVSNLRKADVAIDFSTPDAAINNIYTCFDANVPIVVGTTGWYGQLQEIKDECLRRNNTLLYGSNFSIGVNLFFHINEVLAKVMNNYPVYEVQVEEIHHTQKLDSPSGTAMTLAEGIIENMDRKSEWVNELDGNPAIDVLKQEQVLIASQRIENIPGTHTVIYSSEVDEIELKHTAHSRAGFALGAVVAAEWLQNKQGFYNISDIFNLK; encoded by the coding sequence ATGAACATAGCTTTAATCGGTTACGGTAAAATGGGTCAGATCATTGAACGTTTTGCTATAGAAAGAGGGCATGAAGTTGTCCTGAAAATTGGCATAGATAACCTGGCCGACCTGACTGTTTCTAACTTAAGAAAAGCAGATGTAGCCATCGATTTCAGTACACCTGATGCTGCTATAAATAATATATATACTTGTTTTGATGCAAATGTACCTATCGTTGTAGGTACAACTGGCTGGTACGGGCAGTTACAGGAAATAAAAGATGAATGTCTGCGCCGTAACAATACCTTGTTATATGGGTCTAATTTCAGTATTGGTGTGAATCTGTTTTTTCATATTAATGAAGTGCTTGCCAAAGTGATGAACAATTACCCGGTATATGAGGTGCAGGTTGAAGAAATTCACCACACGCAGAAACTGGATTCACCGAGTGGTACGGCGATGACGCTTGCAGAAGGTATTATCGAAAATATGGACCGTAAATCTGAATGGGTGAATGAACTGGATGGTAATCCGGCTATTGATGTACTGAAGCAGGAACAAGTATTGATCGCTTCACAAAGAATTGAAAATATACCAGGTACACACACTGTGATTTATAGTTCAGAGGTAGATGAAATAGAATTGAAACATACTGCGCATAGCCGTGCTGGATTTGCATTGGGTGCAGTAGTTGCAGCTGAATGGCTGCAAAATAAACAGGGATTCTATAATATATCTGATATATTTAATTTAAAATAA
- the bshC gene encoding bacillithiol biosynthesis cysteine-adding enzyme BshC: MQAKYISYQQTHAFSSIVLDYIDGKDNLESFYKYSPTLEGFKKAIGDRKYSGDRSLLVNSLHKQYQHLQPSALVLENINLLADDRTFTITTGHQLNIFTGPLYFIYKIVTAIKLAADLKQRFPDYNFVPVYWMATEDHDFEEINHVKVEDKMLTWKKNAAGATGRLSTSDITDALVGYKGYLGISENGTEFSQIVEKAYTSNKTLADATRELVDTLFGKKGLVCVDADDAALKAQFSSIVYQDIVEQNSFAQINTSSEALEAKGYKPQVNPREINFFYMDNQLRERIVEENGEYKVLNTEISFTKEKLKHEIAHHPERFSPNVVMRPVYQELILPNLAYIGGGAEVTYWLQLKANFDFYKVPYPILILRNSALVIDDRSARKMQILDISPITLFNSDEQLKNQWIKVHVGDSLCLDDEQRAIRAVFDQIKLNSYKIDKTLSMSAEAAKTKALKLVTNLEKKLLRAEKRKHTTSLQQIDTLKNKLFPSGVLQERVLNIAPMYVLYGDDFIENLLSAFKPLDYKFTVLYA, from the coding sequence ATGCAGGCCAAGTACATCTCTTATCAGCAAACACACGCTTTTTCATCCATTGTATTGGATTACATAGATGGAAAGGATAATCTGGAGTCTTTTTATAAGTACTCCCCTACTTTAGAGGGTTTTAAAAAAGCAATCGGAGACCGGAAATATTCTGGTGACCGCAGCTTATTAGTAAACAGCCTGCACAAGCAGTATCAGCATTTGCAGCCCTCTGCTTTAGTCCTTGAAAATATCAACTTATTAGCTGATGACCGTACGTTTACCATAACGACAGGTCATCAGCTGAATATATTTACAGGCCCCCTTTATTTCATCTATAAGATTGTAACTGCAATTAAACTGGCAGCAGATCTCAAACAACGTTTTCCTGACTATAACTTTGTACCTGTCTACTGGATGGCTACAGAGGACCATGATTTTGAAGAAATCAATCATGTGAAAGTCGAGGATAAAATGCTGACCTGGAAGAAAAATGCTGCTGGTGCGACCGGCAGATTAAGTACTTCGGATATTACAGACGCACTTGTTGGTTATAAAGGATATTTGGGGATCAGTGAAAATGGTACTGAATTCTCACAAATCGTTGAAAAGGCTTATACCTCCAATAAAACTCTTGCTGATGCCACACGCGAACTGGTTGACACTTTATTTGGTAAAAAAGGTTTAGTATGTGTGGATGCTGATGATGCAGCATTGAAAGCACAGTTTTCATCAATTGTATACCAGGATATTGTTGAACAGAACAGTTTCGCGCAAATTAATACAAGTAGTGAAGCGCTGGAAGCAAAGGGTTATAAACCCCAGGTAAATCCACGGGAGATCAATTTCTTTTATATGGATAATCAGCTCCGTGAACGTATTGTAGAAGAAAATGGTGAATATAAAGTACTGAATACTGAAATTAGTTTTACCAAAGAGAAGTTAAAACACGAAATAGCTCATCATCCGGAGCGTTTTAGTCCTAATGTGGTCATGCGCCCTGTTTACCAGGAACTGATCCTGCCGAACCTTGCTTATATTGGTGGTGGAGCTGAAGTGACCTACTGGTTACAGCTAAAAGCTAATTTTGACTTTTATAAAGTCCCTTATCCTATCCTGATTCTAAGAAATTCGGCTTTGGTGATCGACGATAGAAGTGCCCGTAAAATGCAAATCCTGGATATCAGCCCGATCACCTTATTCAATAGTGATGAGCAATTGAAAAATCAGTGGATTAAAGTACATGTAGGAGATTCCCTTTGTCTGGATGATGAACAACGTGCAATAAGAGCTGTTTTTGATCAGATCAAATTAAACTCTTATAAAATCGACAAAACACTTTCTATGTCTGCGGAAGCGGCTAAAACAAAAGCTTTGAAACTGGTCACTAACCTGGAGAAAAAACTTTTAAGAGCTGAAAAGCGTAAGCATACGACCTCTTTGCAGCAAATAGACACCTTGAAGAATAAACTGTTTCCATCAGGCGTATTGCAGGAACGTGTGCTGAATATTGCACCGATGTATGTACTTTATGGCGACGATTTTATTGAGAATCTATTGTCTGCATTCAAACCGCTTGATTATAAATTTACGGTCCTATACGCTTAA
- the ftsY gene encoding signal recognition particle-docking protein FtsY has protein sequence MGLFDFFKKKETAPEAQEVLNKGLEKTKNGFLNKITKAVAGKSTVDDDVLDNLEEVLVTSDVGVTTTLKIIDRIQDRVAKDKYLSTSELNLILRDEIQLLLAENNSNDFRNFEYGDHKPYVIMVVGVNGVGKTTTIGKLAHKLKAEGLKVVLGAADTFRAAAVEQIKLWGERIDVRVVAQAMGSDPASVAFDTIQSAVANGEDVVIIDTAGRLHNKIGLMNELGKIKKVMEKVIPNAPHEILLVLDGSTGQNAFEQCKQFTEATDVNALAITKLDGTAKGGVVIGISDQFKIPVKYIGVGEGVNDLQLFDKKAFVDGLFK, from the coding sequence ATGGGACTATTCGATTTTTTCAAGAAAAAGGAAACTGCTCCTGAAGCTCAGGAAGTATTAAACAAAGGTTTAGAGAAAACTAAAAACGGATTCCTTAACAAAATCACGAAAGCTGTTGCCGGAAAGTCGACAGTTGATGATGATGTATTGGATAATCTGGAGGAAGTACTGGTTACTTCTGATGTCGGTGTAACTACTACATTGAAAATCATTGACAGGATTCAGGACAGGGTGGCAAAAGACAAATATTTGTCCACTTCAGAATTGAACCTGATCCTCCGTGATGAAATCCAGCTTTTACTCGCTGAAAATAACAGCAATGATTTCCGTAATTTCGAGTACGGTGACCATAAACCTTATGTAATCATGGTAGTTGGTGTGAATGGTGTAGGTAAAACAACCACCATTGGCAAGCTTGCCCATAAACTTAAAGCCGAAGGGCTGAAAGTGGTATTGGGTGCAGCAGATACTTTCAGGGCAGCAGCTGTTGAACAGATTAAATTATGGGGTGAACGCATTGATGTAAGAGTAGTTGCCCAGGCTATGGGTTCTGATCCTGCTTCTGTTGCATTTGACACTATACAATCTGCCGTTGCCAACGGAGAAGATGTAGTTATCATTGATACAGCCGGAAGACTGCACAATAAAATCGGGCTGATGAACGAGCTGGGCAAAATCAAAAAAGTGATGGAAAAGGTAATCCCTAATGCACCACATGAGATTTTACTGGTACTCGACGGCTCAACCGGACAGAATGCATTTGAGCAATGTAAACAATTTACAGAGGCTACAGATGTAAATGCACTGGCAATTACTAAACTGGATGGCACAGCCAAAGGTGGTGTAGTTATTGGTATTTCTGATCAGTTTAAAATCCCGGTTAAATACATCGGGGTTGGTGAAGGTGTGAATGACCTTCAATTATTTGATAAAAAAGCTTTTGTTGACGGCCTGTTTAAATAA
- the rpmG gene encoding 50S ribosomal protein L33 — translation MAKKGNRVQVILECTEHKTSGMPGMSRYISTKNRKNTTERLELKKFNPVLKKVTVHKEIK, via the coding sequence ATGGCAAAAAAAGGTAACAGAGTACAAGTTATTCTAGAATGTACAGAGCATAAAACTAGCGGCATGCCTGGTATGTCTAGATATATCTCTACAAAAAACCGTAAAAATACTACTGAGAGATTAGAATTGAAAAAATTCAATCCGGTATTGAAGAAAGTAACTGTACACAAAGAAATTAAGTAA
- a CDS encoding DUF4295 domain-containing protein, which produces MAKKVVATLKTGKGKEYSKVITMTKSPKSGAYSFKEVIVHNDHVKDAIAGQGK; this is translated from the coding sequence ATGGCAAAAAAGGTAGTTGCAACCCTTAAAACGGGTAAAGGTAAAGAATATTCAAAAGTTATTACGATGACTAAATCACCAAAATCTGGTGCTTATTCTTTCAAAGAAGTTATCGTTCATAACGATCACGTTAAAGATGCTATTGCTGGACAAGGCAAGTAA